A portion of the Etheostoma cragini isolate CJK2018 chromosome 13, CSU_Ecrag_1.0, whole genome shotgun sequence genome contains these proteins:
- the kif20a gene encoding kinesin-like protein KIF20A isoform X1, which yields MALSLSSPSVCPYDEDEEMAVFESTAAEHGGLSRPRLPEISVISPGLNTRPSITEPKLAVKSAAVKQGSCDEGNTERVKVFLRIRPLAEADNVRGEEAGCVAVQDEETLLLKAPKESQNMRTAERGITQSMHKFSFSKIFGPETTQQQFYECTMKKMVKDVLQGENRLLYTYGVTNSGKTYTIQGTGREAGLIPRALASLFRKLQGRLYSAMDLKPMMYHDVRQLDSGEVRVEEIRRNSLLKEDDFPASRRGATTTFWDSGIGGLSASSNLATQLDDTDSVCLEPDSLSHSGGDLEEGVQFSIWVSFYEIYNEFLYDLLDASPCLQPRKRVTLRLSDDKQGNPYVKDLAWIQVRSAEEAWRILRAGRRNQSFASTHLNHNSSRSHSIFSIRVLHVRPDPVQATHISELTVCDLAGSERCKEQRNGERMKEANNINTSLLTLGRCIAALRHNQNNKTRPPQVVPFRDSKLTRVLQGFFCGQGTSSMVVNINPCASIYDETLQALKFSAIATQLVHGPSTKTRVAYILSLLREPTANGNESTVMEDEEDESDVEDGDISMLNTESLLQAIDVLKREVQRQREEKEVLEANVREQVVSEMMEVISGMQDGFSETMVAERALIEERYEDKITNLQKHLKKFYSQELKERDQEIEALSAALEKSKAGDSVLHGDFEGPRRSQRLATQAEFGSLQVELDQCRAELLTKTQELTKLKMQLEVPGPTGTHTGAADRKLEEGQRNLRQLRLDLQRLGVDLQSGERACCRNTGGERLRQALTAADETLAKQDQILVDLQNGLMLVKADLRRKAETLSQTQAFQPPLPPPSSVASSTPGSCKKRGCGVAAPSDTENRPPQKRPFFTSLFPTRTPTRKNTREEANVTPYSRILRSRQQSPPPSPVPTPRSLRGKY from the exons ATGGCGCTGTCTTTGTCCTCCCCGTCGGTATGCCCCtatgatgaggatgaggaaaTGGCTGTGTTTGAGTCTACGGCAGCAGAGCATGGAGGCCTGTCCAGACCACGTCTGCCTGAGATCTCTGTCATTTCCCCCGGCCTGAACACCCGGCCATCCATTACAGAACCG AAACTAGCAGTGAAATCTGCAGCTGTGAAACAAGGTAGCTGTGATGAAGGGAACACAGAGAGGGTGAAGGTTTTTCTGCGCATCCGGCCACTTGCTGAGGCTGACAATGTTAGGGGAGAAGAAGCG GGTTGTGTGGCTGTCCAAGATGAAGAGACTCTGCTGCTCAAAGCTCCAAAAGAATCCCAGAACATGAGGACCGCAGAGAGGGGCATCACCCAGAGCATGCACAAGTTCAGTTTCTCGAAG ATCTTCGGGCCAGAGACCACACAGCAACAGTTTTATGAGTGCACGATGAAAAAGATGGTCAAAGATGTGCTTCAAGGAGAAAACCGACTTCTCTACACTTACGGTGTCACCAATTCTGGAAAGACTTACACTATTCAGG GCACTGGTCGAGAGGCAGGCCTCATACCCCGGGCTTTAGCGTCTCTGTTCAGGAAACTGCAGGGCCGTCTCTATAGTGCCATGGACCTGAAGCCGATGATGTATCACGATGTGAGGCAGCTCGACTCCGGAGAGGTCAGGGTGGAGGAAATCCGCAGAAACTCTCTGCTTAAAGAG GATGACTTTCCGGCTTCTCGTCGAGGTGCCACCACTACATTCTGGGACAGCGGCATTGGAGGACTCTCCGCTTCAAGTAACCTTGCCACCCAGCTGGACG acacCGACAGTGTTTGCCTGGAGCCTGACAGCCTTTCACACAGTGGAGGAGATCTGGAGGAAGGGGTGCAGTTTTCTATCTGGGTGTCCTTCTACGAGATCTACAATGAGTTCCTGTATGACCTACTGGATGCTTCGCCCTGCCTGCAGCCCAGAAAAAGGGTTACACTGCGGCTTAGTGACGACAAGCAGGGCAACCCATATGTGAAAG ACCTCGCCTGGATCCAGGTCCGCAGTGCAGAGGAAGCTTGGAGGATTCTGAGGGCTGGACGTCGTAACCAGAGCTTCGCCAGCACTCACCTCAACCACAACTCCAGCCGTAG CCACAGCATTTTCTCCATTCGCGTCCTGCACGTCCGCCCAGATCCCGTCCAGGCCACGCACATCAGCGA actgactgtgtgtgatCTGGCTGGGTCTGAACGCTGTAAAGAGCAGCGTAATGGTGAGAGGATGAAGGAGGCCAACAACATCAACACCTCTCTTTTAACACTGGGACGCTGTATTGCTGCTTTGAGACACAACCAGAACAACAA AACGCGACCCCCTCAAGTGGTGCCCTTCAGGGACAGTAAGCTAACCCGGGTCCTGCAGGGTTTCTTCTGTGGTCAGGGAACCTCCAGCATGGTGGTCAACATCAACCCGTGTGCCTCCATCTACGACGAGACCCTCCAAGCCCTCAAATTCTCAGCTATTGCTACTCAA CTGGTCCATGGCCCGTCCACAAAGACCAGAGTGGCCTACATCTTGTCCCTGCTGCGTGAGCCGACAGCAAATGGTAACGAAAGCACAGTGATGGAAGACGAAGAGGATGAGAGTGATGTTGAAGATGGAGATATCAGTATGTTAAATACTGAG TCTTTACTGCAGGCCATTGATGTCCTGAAGAGAGAGGTGCAGCGCCAGCGGGAAGAGAAAGAGGTCCTTGAGGCAAATGTGAGAGAGCAGGTGGTCTCTGAGATGATGGAGGTCATCTCTGGGATGCAGGATGGCTTCAG TGAGACCATGGTGGCAGAAAGGGCTTTAATTGAAGAGAGGTACGAAGACAAGATAACAAACttgcaaaaacatttaaagaaattctACAGCCAGGAGCTGAAG GAGCGTGATCAGGAGATTGAAGCTCTGTCTGCTGCCCTGGAAAAAAGCAAGGCAGGGGATTCGGTCCTGCATGGAGACTTTGAAGGGCCTCGGCGGTCTCAGCGCCTCGCTACTCAGGCAGAATTTGGCAGTCTGCAAGTGGAGCTCGACCAGTGTCGCGCTGAGCTGCTCACCAAGACACAAG AGCTGACAAAGCTGAAGATGCAGCTGGAAGTCCCAGGTCCTACAGGCACCCACACTGGTGCTGCAGACCGCAAGCTGGAAGAAGGCCAACGG AACCTGCGCCAACTGCGCCTGGATTTGCAGCGGCTCGGTGTGGACCTGCAGTCTGGTGAACGAGCCTGCTGTCGCAACACGGGAGGGGAGAGGCTGCGGCAGGCACTAACAGCTGCAGATGAGACACTAGCCAAACAG GACCAGATCCTAGTGGACCTCCAGAATGGCCTGATGCTTGTAAAGGCTGACTTAAGGCGGAAAGCGGAGACCCTGTCCCAGACACAGGCCTTCCAGCCCCCGCTCCCCCCCCCAAGCTCCGTTGCCTCCAGCACACCAGGCTCCTGCAAAAAAAGGGGTTGTGGGGTCGCTGCACCAAGCGACACTGAGAACCGCCCTCCACAAAAACGGCCCTTTTTCACATCTCTGTTCCCGACGCGTACCCCAACACGTAAAAACACTCGTGAAGAAGCAAATGTGACCCCTTACTCACGGATCTTGCGGTCTCGCCAGCAGTCTCCACCTCCCAGCCCTGTCCCCACCCCTCGTAGTCTGAGGGGGAAGTACTAA
- the kif20a gene encoding kinesin-like protein KIF20A isoform X2 has protein sequence MALSLSSPSVCPYDEDEEMAVFESTAAEHGGLSRPRLPEISVISPGLNTRPSITEPKLAVKSAAVKQGSCDEGNTERVKVFLRIRPLAEADNVRGEEAGCVAVQDEETLLLKAPKESQNMRTAERGITQSMHKFSFSKIFGPETTQQQFYECTMKKMVKDVLQGENRLLYTYGVTNSGKTYTIQGTGREAGLIPRALASLFRKLQGRLYSAMDLKPMMYHDVRQLDSGEVRVEEIRRNSLLKEDDFPASRRGATTTFWDSGIGGLSASSNLATQLDDTDSVCLEPDSLSHSGGDLEEGVQFSIWVSFYEIYNEFLYDLLDASPCLQPRKRVTLRLSDDKQGNPYVKDLAWIQVRSAEEAWRILRAGRRNQSFASTHLNHNSSRSHSIFSIRVLHVRPDPVQATHISELTVCDLAGSERCKEQRNGERMKEANNINTSLLTLGRCIAALRHNQNNKTRPPQVVPFRDSKLTRVLQGFFCGQGTSSMVVNINPCASIYDETLQALKFSAIATQLVHGPSTKTRVAYILSLLREPTANGNESTVMEDEEDESDVEDGDISMLNTESLLQAIDVLKREVQRQREEKEVLEANVREQVVSEMMEVISGMQDGFSETMVAERALIEERYEDKITNLQKHLKKFYSQELKERDQEIEALSAALEKSKAGDSVLHGDFEGPRRSQRLATQAEFGSLQVELDQCRAELLTKTQELTKLKMQLEVPGPTGTHTGAADRKLEEGQRNLRQLRLDLQRLGVDLQSGERACCRNTGGERLRQALTAADETLAKQPAFKLTSNLKEI, from the exons ATGGCGCTGTCTTTGTCCTCCCCGTCGGTATGCCCCtatgatgaggatgaggaaaTGGCTGTGTTTGAGTCTACGGCAGCAGAGCATGGAGGCCTGTCCAGACCACGTCTGCCTGAGATCTCTGTCATTTCCCCCGGCCTGAACACCCGGCCATCCATTACAGAACCG AAACTAGCAGTGAAATCTGCAGCTGTGAAACAAGGTAGCTGTGATGAAGGGAACACAGAGAGGGTGAAGGTTTTTCTGCGCATCCGGCCACTTGCTGAGGCTGACAATGTTAGGGGAGAAGAAGCG GGTTGTGTGGCTGTCCAAGATGAAGAGACTCTGCTGCTCAAAGCTCCAAAAGAATCCCAGAACATGAGGACCGCAGAGAGGGGCATCACCCAGAGCATGCACAAGTTCAGTTTCTCGAAG ATCTTCGGGCCAGAGACCACACAGCAACAGTTTTATGAGTGCACGATGAAAAAGATGGTCAAAGATGTGCTTCAAGGAGAAAACCGACTTCTCTACACTTACGGTGTCACCAATTCTGGAAAGACTTACACTATTCAGG GCACTGGTCGAGAGGCAGGCCTCATACCCCGGGCTTTAGCGTCTCTGTTCAGGAAACTGCAGGGCCGTCTCTATAGTGCCATGGACCTGAAGCCGATGATGTATCACGATGTGAGGCAGCTCGACTCCGGAGAGGTCAGGGTGGAGGAAATCCGCAGAAACTCTCTGCTTAAAGAG GATGACTTTCCGGCTTCTCGTCGAGGTGCCACCACTACATTCTGGGACAGCGGCATTGGAGGACTCTCCGCTTCAAGTAACCTTGCCACCCAGCTGGACG acacCGACAGTGTTTGCCTGGAGCCTGACAGCCTTTCACACAGTGGAGGAGATCTGGAGGAAGGGGTGCAGTTTTCTATCTGGGTGTCCTTCTACGAGATCTACAATGAGTTCCTGTATGACCTACTGGATGCTTCGCCCTGCCTGCAGCCCAGAAAAAGGGTTACACTGCGGCTTAGTGACGACAAGCAGGGCAACCCATATGTGAAAG ACCTCGCCTGGATCCAGGTCCGCAGTGCAGAGGAAGCTTGGAGGATTCTGAGGGCTGGACGTCGTAACCAGAGCTTCGCCAGCACTCACCTCAACCACAACTCCAGCCGTAG CCACAGCATTTTCTCCATTCGCGTCCTGCACGTCCGCCCAGATCCCGTCCAGGCCACGCACATCAGCGA actgactgtgtgtgatCTGGCTGGGTCTGAACGCTGTAAAGAGCAGCGTAATGGTGAGAGGATGAAGGAGGCCAACAACATCAACACCTCTCTTTTAACACTGGGACGCTGTATTGCTGCTTTGAGACACAACCAGAACAACAA AACGCGACCCCCTCAAGTGGTGCCCTTCAGGGACAGTAAGCTAACCCGGGTCCTGCAGGGTTTCTTCTGTGGTCAGGGAACCTCCAGCATGGTGGTCAACATCAACCCGTGTGCCTCCATCTACGACGAGACCCTCCAAGCCCTCAAATTCTCAGCTATTGCTACTCAA CTGGTCCATGGCCCGTCCACAAAGACCAGAGTGGCCTACATCTTGTCCCTGCTGCGTGAGCCGACAGCAAATGGTAACGAAAGCACAGTGATGGAAGACGAAGAGGATGAGAGTGATGTTGAAGATGGAGATATCAGTATGTTAAATACTGAG TCTTTACTGCAGGCCATTGATGTCCTGAAGAGAGAGGTGCAGCGCCAGCGGGAAGAGAAAGAGGTCCTTGAGGCAAATGTGAGAGAGCAGGTGGTCTCTGAGATGATGGAGGTCATCTCTGGGATGCAGGATGGCTTCAG TGAGACCATGGTGGCAGAAAGGGCTTTAATTGAAGAGAGGTACGAAGACAAGATAACAAACttgcaaaaacatttaaagaaattctACAGCCAGGAGCTGAAG GAGCGTGATCAGGAGATTGAAGCTCTGTCTGCTGCCCTGGAAAAAAGCAAGGCAGGGGATTCGGTCCTGCATGGAGACTTTGAAGGGCCTCGGCGGTCTCAGCGCCTCGCTACTCAGGCAGAATTTGGCAGTCTGCAAGTGGAGCTCGACCAGTGTCGCGCTGAGCTGCTCACCAAGACACAAG AGCTGACAAAGCTGAAGATGCAGCTGGAAGTCCCAGGTCCTACAGGCACCCACACTGGTGCTGCAGACCGCAAGCTGGAAGAAGGCCAACGG AACCTGCGCCAACTGCGCCTGGATTTGCAGCGGCTCGGTGTGGACCTGCAGTCTGGTGAACGAGCCTGCTGTCGCAACACGGGAGGGGAGAGGCTGCGGCAGGCACTAACAGCTGCAGATGAGACACTAGCCAAACAG CCAGCTTTTAAACTAACATCTAATCTAAAAGAAATCTAG
- the kif20a gene encoding kinesin-like protein KIF20A isoform X5: MALSLSSPSVCPYDEDEEMAVFESTAAEHGGLSRPRLPEISVISPGLNTRPSITEPKLAVKSAAVKQGSCDEGNTERVKVFLRIRPLAEADNVRGEEAGCVAVQDEETLLLKAPKESQNMRTAERGITQSMHKFSFSKIFGPETTQQQFYECTMKKMVKDVLQGENRLLYTYGVTNSGKTYTIQGTGREAGLIPRALASLFRKLQGRLYSAMDLKPMMYHDVRQLDSGEVRVEEIRRNSLLKEDDFPASRRGATTTFWDSGIGGLSASSNLATQLDDTDSVCLEPDSLSHSGGDLEEGVQFSIWVSFYEIYNEFLYDLLDASPCLQPRKRVTLRLSDDKQGNPYVKDLAWIQVRSAEEAWRILRAGRRNQSFASTHLNHNSSRSHSIFSIRVLHVRPDPVQATHISELTVCDLAGSERCKEQRNGERMKEANNINTSLLTLGRCIAALRHNQNNKTRPPQVVPFRDSKLTRVLQGFFCGQGTSSMVVNINPCASIYDETLQALKFSAIATQLVHGPSTKTRVAYILSLLREPTANGNESTVMEDEEDESDVEDGDISMLNTESLLQAIDVLKREVQRQREEKEVLEANVREQVVSEMMEVISGMQDGFSETMVAERALIEERYEDKITNLQKHLKKFYSQELKERDQEIEALSAALEKSKAGDSVLHGDFEGPRRSQRLATQAEFGSLQVELDQCRAELLTKTQELTKLKMQLEVPGPTGTHTGAADRKLEEGQRNLRQLRLDLQRLGVDLQSGERACCRNTGGERLRQALTAADETLAKQLLN; the protein is encoded by the exons ATGGCGCTGTCTTTGTCCTCCCCGTCGGTATGCCCCtatgatgaggatgaggaaaTGGCTGTGTTTGAGTCTACGGCAGCAGAGCATGGAGGCCTGTCCAGACCACGTCTGCCTGAGATCTCTGTCATTTCCCCCGGCCTGAACACCCGGCCATCCATTACAGAACCG AAACTAGCAGTGAAATCTGCAGCTGTGAAACAAGGTAGCTGTGATGAAGGGAACACAGAGAGGGTGAAGGTTTTTCTGCGCATCCGGCCACTTGCTGAGGCTGACAATGTTAGGGGAGAAGAAGCG GGTTGTGTGGCTGTCCAAGATGAAGAGACTCTGCTGCTCAAAGCTCCAAAAGAATCCCAGAACATGAGGACCGCAGAGAGGGGCATCACCCAGAGCATGCACAAGTTCAGTTTCTCGAAG ATCTTCGGGCCAGAGACCACACAGCAACAGTTTTATGAGTGCACGATGAAAAAGATGGTCAAAGATGTGCTTCAAGGAGAAAACCGACTTCTCTACACTTACGGTGTCACCAATTCTGGAAAGACTTACACTATTCAGG GCACTGGTCGAGAGGCAGGCCTCATACCCCGGGCTTTAGCGTCTCTGTTCAGGAAACTGCAGGGCCGTCTCTATAGTGCCATGGACCTGAAGCCGATGATGTATCACGATGTGAGGCAGCTCGACTCCGGAGAGGTCAGGGTGGAGGAAATCCGCAGAAACTCTCTGCTTAAAGAG GATGACTTTCCGGCTTCTCGTCGAGGTGCCACCACTACATTCTGGGACAGCGGCATTGGAGGACTCTCCGCTTCAAGTAACCTTGCCACCCAGCTGGACG acacCGACAGTGTTTGCCTGGAGCCTGACAGCCTTTCACACAGTGGAGGAGATCTGGAGGAAGGGGTGCAGTTTTCTATCTGGGTGTCCTTCTACGAGATCTACAATGAGTTCCTGTATGACCTACTGGATGCTTCGCCCTGCCTGCAGCCCAGAAAAAGGGTTACACTGCGGCTTAGTGACGACAAGCAGGGCAACCCATATGTGAAAG ACCTCGCCTGGATCCAGGTCCGCAGTGCAGAGGAAGCTTGGAGGATTCTGAGGGCTGGACGTCGTAACCAGAGCTTCGCCAGCACTCACCTCAACCACAACTCCAGCCGTAG CCACAGCATTTTCTCCATTCGCGTCCTGCACGTCCGCCCAGATCCCGTCCAGGCCACGCACATCAGCGA actgactgtgtgtgatCTGGCTGGGTCTGAACGCTGTAAAGAGCAGCGTAATGGTGAGAGGATGAAGGAGGCCAACAACATCAACACCTCTCTTTTAACACTGGGACGCTGTATTGCTGCTTTGAGACACAACCAGAACAACAA AACGCGACCCCCTCAAGTGGTGCCCTTCAGGGACAGTAAGCTAACCCGGGTCCTGCAGGGTTTCTTCTGTGGTCAGGGAACCTCCAGCATGGTGGTCAACATCAACCCGTGTGCCTCCATCTACGACGAGACCCTCCAAGCCCTCAAATTCTCAGCTATTGCTACTCAA CTGGTCCATGGCCCGTCCACAAAGACCAGAGTGGCCTACATCTTGTCCCTGCTGCGTGAGCCGACAGCAAATGGTAACGAAAGCACAGTGATGGAAGACGAAGAGGATGAGAGTGATGTTGAAGATGGAGATATCAGTATGTTAAATACTGAG TCTTTACTGCAGGCCATTGATGTCCTGAAGAGAGAGGTGCAGCGCCAGCGGGAAGAGAAAGAGGTCCTTGAGGCAAATGTGAGAGAGCAGGTGGTCTCTGAGATGATGGAGGTCATCTCTGGGATGCAGGATGGCTTCAG TGAGACCATGGTGGCAGAAAGGGCTTTAATTGAAGAGAGGTACGAAGACAAGATAACAAACttgcaaaaacatttaaagaaattctACAGCCAGGAGCTGAAG GAGCGTGATCAGGAGATTGAAGCTCTGTCTGCTGCCCTGGAAAAAAGCAAGGCAGGGGATTCGGTCCTGCATGGAGACTTTGAAGGGCCTCGGCGGTCTCAGCGCCTCGCTACTCAGGCAGAATTTGGCAGTCTGCAAGTGGAGCTCGACCAGTGTCGCGCTGAGCTGCTCACCAAGACACAAG AGCTGACAAAGCTGAAGATGCAGCTGGAAGTCCCAGGTCCTACAGGCACCCACACTGGTGCTGCAGACCGCAAGCTGGAAGAAGGCCAACGG AACCTGCGCCAACTGCGCCTGGATTTGCAGCGGCTCGGTGTGGACCTGCAGTCTGGTGAACGAGCCTGCTGTCGCAACACGGGAGGGGAGAGGCTGCGGCAGGCACTAACAGCTGCAGATGAGACACTAGCCAAACAG CTTTTAAACTAA
- the kif20a gene encoding kinesin-like protein KIF20A isoform X4, which yields MALSLSSPSVCPYDEDEEMAVFESTAAEHGGLSRPRLPEISVISPGLNTRPSITEPKLAVKSAAVKQGSCDEGNTERVKVFLRIRPLAEADNVRGEEAGCVAVQDEETLLLKAPKESQNMRTAERGITQSMHKFSFSKIFGPETTQQQFYECTMKKMVKDVLQGENRLLYTYGVTNSGKTYTIQGTGREAGLIPRALASLFRKLQGRLYSAMDLKPMMYHDVRQLDSGEVRVEEIRRNSLLKEDDFPASRRGATTTFWDSGIGGLSASSNLATQLDDTDSVCLEPDSLSHSGGDLEEGVQFSIWVSFYEIYNEFLYDLLDASPCLQPRKRVTLRLSDDKQGNPYVKDLAWIQVRSAEEAWRILRAGRRNQSFASTHLNHNSSRSHSIFSIRVLHVRPDPVQATHISELTVCDLAGSERCKEQRNGERMKEANNINTSLLTLGRCIAALRHNQNNKTRPPQVVPFRDSKLTRVLQGFFCGQGTSSMVVNINPCASIYDETLQALKFSAIATQLVHGPSTKTRVAYILSLLREPTANGNESTVMEDEEDESDVEDGDISMLNTESLLQAIDVLKREVQRQREEKEVLEANVREQVVSEMMEVISGMQDGFSETMVAERALIEERYEDKITNLQKHLKKFYSQELKERDQEIEALSAALEKSKAGDSVLHGDFEGPRRSQRLATQAEFGSLQVELDQCRAELLTKTQELTKLKMQLEVPGPTGTHTGAADRKLEEGQRNLRQLRLDLQRLGVDLQSGERACCRNTGGERLRQALTAADETLAKQQLKLS from the exons ATGGCGCTGTCTTTGTCCTCCCCGTCGGTATGCCCCtatgatgaggatgaggaaaTGGCTGTGTTTGAGTCTACGGCAGCAGAGCATGGAGGCCTGTCCAGACCACGTCTGCCTGAGATCTCTGTCATTTCCCCCGGCCTGAACACCCGGCCATCCATTACAGAACCG AAACTAGCAGTGAAATCTGCAGCTGTGAAACAAGGTAGCTGTGATGAAGGGAACACAGAGAGGGTGAAGGTTTTTCTGCGCATCCGGCCACTTGCTGAGGCTGACAATGTTAGGGGAGAAGAAGCG GGTTGTGTGGCTGTCCAAGATGAAGAGACTCTGCTGCTCAAAGCTCCAAAAGAATCCCAGAACATGAGGACCGCAGAGAGGGGCATCACCCAGAGCATGCACAAGTTCAGTTTCTCGAAG ATCTTCGGGCCAGAGACCACACAGCAACAGTTTTATGAGTGCACGATGAAAAAGATGGTCAAAGATGTGCTTCAAGGAGAAAACCGACTTCTCTACACTTACGGTGTCACCAATTCTGGAAAGACTTACACTATTCAGG GCACTGGTCGAGAGGCAGGCCTCATACCCCGGGCTTTAGCGTCTCTGTTCAGGAAACTGCAGGGCCGTCTCTATAGTGCCATGGACCTGAAGCCGATGATGTATCACGATGTGAGGCAGCTCGACTCCGGAGAGGTCAGGGTGGAGGAAATCCGCAGAAACTCTCTGCTTAAAGAG GATGACTTTCCGGCTTCTCGTCGAGGTGCCACCACTACATTCTGGGACAGCGGCATTGGAGGACTCTCCGCTTCAAGTAACCTTGCCACCCAGCTGGACG acacCGACAGTGTTTGCCTGGAGCCTGACAGCCTTTCACACAGTGGAGGAGATCTGGAGGAAGGGGTGCAGTTTTCTATCTGGGTGTCCTTCTACGAGATCTACAATGAGTTCCTGTATGACCTACTGGATGCTTCGCCCTGCCTGCAGCCCAGAAAAAGGGTTACACTGCGGCTTAGTGACGACAAGCAGGGCAACCCATATGTGAAAG ACCTCGCCTGGATCCAGGTCCGCAGTGCAGAGGAAGCTTGGAGGATTCTGAGGGCTGGACGTCGTAACCAGAGCTTCGCCAGCACTCACCTCAACCACAACTCCAGCCGTAG CCACAGCATTTTCTCCATTCGCGTCCTGCACGTCCGCCCAGATCCCGTCCAGGCCACGCACATCAGCGA actgactgtgtgtgatCTGGCTGGGTCTGAACGCTGTAAAGAGCAGCGTAATGGTGAGAGGATGAAGGAGGCCAACAACATCAACACCTCTCTTTTAACACTGGGACGCTGTATTGCTGCTTTGAGACACAACCAGAACAACAA AACGCGACCCCCTCAAGTGGTGCCCTTCAGGGACAGTAAGCTAACCCGGGTCCTGCAGGGTTTCTTCTGTGGTCAGGGAACCTCCAGCATGGTGGTCAACATCAACCCGTGTGCCTCCATCTACGACGAGACCCTCCAAGCCCTCAAATTCTCAGCTATTGCTACTCAA CTGGTCCATGGCCCGTCCACAAAGACCAGAGTGGCCTACATCTTGTCCCTGCTGCGTGAGCCGACAGCAAATGGTAACGAAAGCACAGTGATGGAAGACGAAGAGGATGAGAGTGATGTTGAAGATGGAGATATCAGTATGTTAAATACTGAG TCTTTACTGCAGGCCATTGATGTCCTGAAGAGAGAGGTGCAGCGCCAGCGGGAAGAGAAAGAGGTCCTTGAGGCAAATGTGAGAGAGCAGGTGGTCTCTGAGATGATGGAGGTCATCTCTGGGATGCAGGATGGCTTCAG TGAGACCATGGTGGCAGAAAGGGCTTTAATTGAAGAGAGGTACGAAGACAAGATAACAAACttgcaaaaacatttaaagaaattctACAGCCAGGAGCTGAAG GAGCGTGATCAGGAGATTGAAGCTCTGTCTGCTGCCCTGGAAAAAAGCAAGGCAGGGGATTCGGTCCTGCATGGAGACTTTGAAGGGCCTCGGCGGTCTCAGCGCCTCGCTACTCAGGCAGAATTTGGCAGTCTGCAAGTGGAGCTCGACCAGTGTCGCGCTGAGCTGCTCACCAAGACACAAG AGCTGACAAAGCTGAAGATGCAGCTGGAAGTCCCAGGTCCTACAGGCACCCACACTGGTGCTGCAGACCGCAAGCTGGAAGAAGGCCAACGG AACCTGCGCCAACTGCGCCTGGATTTGCAGCGGCTCGGTGTGGACCTGCAGTCTGGTGAACGAGCCTGCTGTCGCAACACGGGAGGGGAGAGGCTGCGGCAGGCACTAACAGCTGCAGATGAGACACTAGCCAAACAG cagctgaagCTCAGCTGA